A genomic segment from Odontesthes bonariensis isolate fOdoBon6 chromosome 8, fOdoBon6.hap1, whole genome shotgun sequence encodes:
- the atxn7l1 gene encoding ataxin-7-like protein 1 isoform X1 has protein sequence MATLDRQIPSPDSFLCEPWSSFVSAAKLRFVDNSVPSSENSDRELCCPGEAVKLGKEEMLVYSPFPALDDFCLVVCHVCSKVVTPQGILTHYEKRHSSPVPSRSPLVPMKPKAPAVASAVAPSPGDTLAFRVPKDYPHSRFSKAPLAVYPPKGARNKSCVSLPVVSLEKMPCLSRADSASHVRLTSSSPSPLKPSSLTPPAAHRSSEKLANGRSISGPSTPLSITPPSSLDRRPSPARSPLDRRASSTTSPSPLDRRASSTTSPSPLDRKSSPSNRSIAPPALSSLSPMEKKQQNGTKTSTRSHKRLSGRVFDPDKHCGVQDPETKRPCTRSLTCKTHSLTHRRAVPGRKKHFDILLAEHKGQAKEREALKEKEKDKDGVQGGKEASGQSITSLETACPSKSHCPNGRPLSTLKLRLANAHIPRVLGSSSSSSTSTPSPHLPAAPTQGPYPEPTSHSWMTAAGDNGRLSSDDGDAEIPDDTDTPALHYSNRHPQPLGCCVYSSRLMGRGYYVFDRRWDRMRLALQNMVEKHLNSQMWRKVPLAAESLPSLSPSGTSATSQQTPSPTIVSSPLLTSPSNSLSYTATFPQSASTPGMFNARDSPQPSAQVFALGKARNSTHKASRPSKDTEDTVVGPKKRKNSSHSSSSLSSSSSFPIVENHKRNGSSFHPALQGAGVASASPARKKGPSRGDGGIFSSANDWLSRPDGSQSHNSQNSRELGTSSIPHSPREPAAAIHQLMAPPTGPLAYGGGAEGRKRRSPSSYKGKASKLSKPSGLDGLFGKGKESAGILASGPESPRQAKLHH, from the exons ACTCGGTCCCGTCTTCGGAAAACAGCGACAGAGAGCTTTGCTGCCCCGGTGAAGCCGTGAAGCTCGGCAAAGAAG AGATGCTTGTCTACAGCCCTTTCCCAGCATTGGACGATTTTTGTCTTGTTGTCTGCCATGTCTGCAGTAAGGTGGTCACTCCTCAGGGCATCCTCACACACTATG AGAAGCGACACAGTTCCCCGGTCCCCTCCAGGAGCCCCTTGGTTCCCATGAAGCCCAAAGCACCTGCGGTGGCCTCTGCTGTGGCTCCCAGCCCTGGGGACACGCTGGCCTTCAGGGTCCCCAAAGATTACCCTCACTCCCGCTTCAGCAAGGCACCACTAGCTGTCTATCCACCAAAGGGGGCACGGAACAAGTCATG TGTATCTCTACCAGTGGTGAGCCTGGAAAAGATGCCCTGCCTCAGCCGAGCCGACTCTGCGTCGCATGTGCGCCTCACCTCTTCCTCCCCTTCCCCCCTCAAACCTTCTTCCCTCACCCCCCCAGCCGCCCACCGCTCAAGCGAAAAGCTCGCCAACGGCCGCAGCATCAGCGGCCCGTCCACGCCGCTCTCCATCACGCCTCCATCCTCTCTCGATAGGCGGCCCAGCCCAGCGCGCTCCCCGCTGGACAGGCGGGCGTCATCGACAACGTCTCCCTCCCCGCTGGACAGGCGGGCGTCATCGACAACGTCTCCCTCCCCGCTGGATCGGAAGTCCTCACCCTCTAATCGATCCATTGCTCCACCAGCATTGTCATCGTTGTCACCAATGGAGAAGAAGCAACAGAATGGGACTAAGACTTCCACCAGGTCGCACAAAAGACTCTCAG GGAGAGTGTTTGATCCTGACAAGCACTGTGGAGTGCAGGACCCCGAGACCAAACGACCCTGCACGCGGTCCCTCACCTGCAAg ACTCATTCATTAACCCACCGCCGAGCTGTTCCTGGCCGAAAGAAACATTTCGACATCCTGCTGGCTGAACACAAGGGACAGGCAAAGGAGAGGGAGGctttgaaagaaaaagagaaagacaagGATGGAGTGCAGGGAGGGAAGGAAGCTTCTGGCCAGAGCATCACATCTTTGGAGACTGCGTGTCCCAGCAAGTCGCACTGCCCCAATGGACGACCCCTGTCTACACTGAAGCTACGGCTGGCAAATGCACACATACCTAG GGTTCTGGgcagctcctcttcctcttccaccTCCACTCCCAGTCCCCATCTCCCAGCAGCTCCGACCCAAGGCCCCTACCCGGAACCGACTTCCCACAGCTGGATGACGGCAGCAGGAGACAACGGTCGACTTTCCAGTGATGATGGAGATGCAGAGATTCCAGATGACACTGACACCCCTGCCTTGCACTATTCCAATCGTCACCCACAGCCTTTAGGG TGTTGCGTATACAGCAGCAGGCTCATGGGACGGGGATACTATGTGTTTGACAGGCGATGGGACAGGATGCGACTGGCGCTCCAGAACATGGTAGAGAAACACCTCAACTCACAGATGTGGAG GAAAGTGCCTCTGGCTGCTGAGAGCCTCCCCTCCCTCTCCCCATCTGGTACCTCTGCTACTTCACAGCAGACTCCTTCTCCCACCATTGTCTCCTCCCCTCTCCTCACGTCCCCTTCCAACTCCCTCTCCTACACCGCCACGTTTCCTCAGTCTGCATCCACACCCGGGATGTTCAATGCGAGAGACTCTCCTCAGCCCAGTGCCCAGGTTTTTGCCCTGGGAAAAGCTCGTAACAGCACACATAAAGCCAGTCGCCCATCCAAAGACACGGAGGACACTGTCGTGGGacctaagaaaagaaaaaactcttCCCACTCATCTTCCTCCCTTTCGTCTTCTTCCTCGTTTCCGATTGTGGAGAATCACAAGAGGAACGGCAGCAGCTTCCATCCAGCGTTACAAGGCGCTGGGGTTGCATCCGCCTCACCAGCCAGGAAAAAGGGACCCAGTCGCGGGGATGGTGGGATTTTTAGCAGCGCAAACGACTGGCTGTCCAGACCTGATGGGTCCCAAAGCCACAACTCACAGAACAG TCGTGAACTCGGCACCAGCAGTATACCCCACTCGCCCAGGGAACCAGCCGCAGCCATACATCAGCTTATGGCTCCCCCCACAGGACCCCTAGCGTATGGGGGAGGAGCagaagggaggaagaggaggagtcCCAGCTCTTATAAAGGGAAGGCCAGCAAGCTGAGCAAGCCCAGCGGGTTAGACGGTCTCTttgggaaaggaaaggaaagcgcGGGGATACTGGCTTCGGGGCCTGAGTCCCCGAGACAG GCCAAGTTGCATCACTGA
- the atxn7l1 gene encoding uncharacterized protein atxn7l1 isoform X3: MKPKAPAVASAVAPSPGDTLAFRVPKDYPHSRFSKAPLAVYPPKGARNKSCVSLPVVSLEKMPCLSRADSASHVRLTSSSPSPLKPSSLTPPAAHRSSEKLANGRSISGPSTPLSITPPSSLDRRPSPARSPLDRRASSTTSPSPLDRRASSTTSPSPLDRKSSPSNRSIAPPALSSLSPMEKKQQNGTKTSTRSHKRLSGRVFDPDKHCGVQDPETKRPCTRSLTCKTHSLTHRRAVPGRKKHFDILLAEHKGQAKEREALKEKEKDKDGVQGGKEASGQSITSLETACPSKSHCPNGRPLSTLKLRLANAHIPRVLGSSSSSSTSTPSPHLPAAPTQGPYPEPTSHSWMTAAGDNGRLSSDDGDAEIPDDTDTPALHYSNRHPQPLGCCVYSSRLMGRGYYVFDRRWDRMRLALQNMVEKHLNSQMWRKVPLAAESLPSLSPSGTSATSQQTPSPTIVSSPLLTSPSNSLSYTATFPQSASTPGMFNARDSPQPSAQVFALGKARNSTHKASRPSKDTEDTVVGPKKRKNSSHSSSSLSSSSSFPIVENHKRNGSSFHPALQGAGVASASPARKKGPSRGDGGIFSSANDWLSRPDGSQSHNSQNSRELGTSSIPHSPREPAAAIHQLMAPPTGPLAYGGGAEGRKRRSPSSYKGKASKLSKPSGLDGLFGKGKESAGILASGPESPRQAKLHH; the protein is encoded by the exons ATGAAGCCCAAAGCACCTGCGGTGGCCTCTGCTGTGGCTCCCAGCCCTGGGGACACGCTGGCCTTCAGGGTCCCCAAAGATTACCCTCACTCCCGCTTCAGCAAGGCACCACTAGCTGTCTATCCACCAAAGGGGGCACGGAACAAGTCATG TGTATCTCTACCAGTGGTGAGCCTGGAAAAGATGCCCTGCCTCAGCCGAGCCGACTCTGCGTCGCATGTGCGCCTCACCTCTTCCTCCCCTTCCCCCCTCAAACCTTCTTCCCTCACCCCCCCAGCCGCCCACCGCTCAAGCGAAAAGCTCGCCAACGGCCGCAGCATCAGCGGCCCGTCCACGCCGCTCTCCATCACGCCTCCATCCTCTCTCGATAGGCGGCCCAGCCCAGCGCGCTCCCCGCTGGACAGGCGGGCGTCATCGACAACGTCTCCCTCCCCGCTGGACAGGCGGGCGTCATCGACAACGTCTCCCTCCCCGCTGGATCGGAAGTCCTCACCCTCTAATCGATCCATTGCTCCACCAGCATTGTCATCGTTGTCACCAATGGAGAAGAAGCAACAGAATGGGACTAAGACTTCCACCAGGTCGCACAAAAGACTCTCAG GGAGAGTGTTTGATCCTGACAAGCACTGTGGAGTGCAGGACCCCGAGACCAAACGACCCTGCACGCGGTCCCTCACCTGCAAg ACTCATTCATTAACCCACCGCCGAGCTGTTCCTGGCCGAAAGAAACATTTCGACATCCTGCTGGCTGAACACAAGGGACAGGCAAAGGAGAGGGAGGctttgaaagaaaaagagaaagacaagGATGGAGTGCAGGGAGGGAAGGAAGCTTCTGGCCAGAGCATCACATCTTTGGAGACTGCGTGTCCCAGCAAGTCGCACTGCCCCAATGGACGACCCCTGTCTACACTGAAGCTACGGCTGGCAAATGCACACATACCTAG GGTTCTGGgcagctcctcttcctcttccaccTCCACTCCCAGTCCCCATCTCCCAGCAGCTCCGACCCAAGGCCCCTACCCGGAACCGACTTCCCACAGCTGGATGACGGCAGCAGGAGACAACGGTCGACTTTCCAGTGATGATGGAGATGCAGAGATTCCAGATGACACTGACACCCCTGCCTTGCACTATTCCAATCGTCACCCACAGCCTTTAGGG TGTTGCGTATACAGCAGCAGGCTCATGGGACGGGGATACTATGTGTTTGACAGGCGATGGGACAGGATGCGACTGGCGCTCCAGAACATGGTAGAGAAACACCTCAACTCACAGATGTGGAG GAAAGTGCCTCTGGCTGCTGAGAGCCTCCCCTCCCTCTCCCCATCTGGTACCTCTGCTACTTCACAGCAGACTCCTTCTCCCACCATTGTCTCCTCCCCTCTCCTCACGTCCCCTTCCAACTCCCTCTCCTACACCGCCACGTTTCCTCAGTCTGCATCCACACCCGGGATGTTCAATGCGAGAGACTCTCCTCAGCCCAGTGCCCAGGTTTTTGCCCTGGGAAAAGCTCGTAACAGCACACATAAAGCCAGTCGCCCATCCAAAGACACGGAGGACACTGTCGTGGGacctaagaaaagaaaaaactcttCCCACTCATCTTCCTCCCTTTCGTCTTCTTCCTCGTTTCCGATTGTGGAGAATCACAAGAGGAACGGCAGCAGCTTCCATCCAGCGTTACAAGGCGCTGGGGTTGCATCCGCCTCACCAGCCAGGAAAAAGGGACCCAGTCGCGGGGATGGTGGGATTTTTAGCAGCGCAAACGACTGGCTGTCCAGACCTGATGGGTCCCAAAGCCACAACTCACAGAACAG TCGTGAACTCGGCACCAGCAGTATACCCCACTCGCCCAGGGAACCAGCCGCAGCCATACATCAGCTTATGGCTCCCCCCACAGGACCCCTAGCGTATGGGGGAGGAGCagaagggaggaagaggaggagtcCCAGCTCTTATAAAGGGAAGGCCAGCAAGCTGAGCAAGCCCAGCGGGTTAGACGGTCTCTttgggaaaggaaaggaaagcgcGGGGATACTGGCTTCGGGGCCTGAGTCCCCGAGACAG GCCAAGTTGCATCACTGA
- the atxn7l1 gene encoding uncharacterized protein atxn7l1 isoform X2, which produces MHSKNQKRHSSPVPSRSPLVPMKPKAPAVASAVAPSPGDTLAFRVPKDYPHSRFSKAPLAVYPPKGARNKSCVSLPVVSLEKMPCLSRADSASHVRLTSSSPSPLKPSSLTPPAAHRSSEKLANGRSISGPSTPLSITPPSSLDRRPSPARSPLDRRASSTTSPSPLDRRASSTTSPSPLDRKSSPSNRSIAPPALSSLSPMEKKQQNGTKTSTRSHKRLSGRVFDPDKHCGVQDPETKRPCTRSLTCKTHSLTHRRAVPGRKKHFDILLAEHKGQAKEREALKEKEKDKDGVQGGKEASGQSITSLETACPSKSHCPNGRPLSTLKLRLANAHIPRVLGSSSSSSTSTPSPHLPAAPTQGPYPEPTSHSWMTAAGDNGRLSSDDGDAEIPDDTDTPALHYSNRHPQPLGCCVYSSRLMGRGYYVFDRRWDRMRLALQNMVEKHLNSQMWRKVPLAAESLPSLSPSGTSATSQQTPSPTIVSSPLLTSPSNSLSYTATFPQSASTPGMFNARDSPQPSAQVFALGKARNSTHKASRPSKDTEDTVVGPKKRKNSSHSSSSLSSSSSFPIVENHKRNGSSFHPALQGAGVASASPARKKGPSRGDGGIFSSANDWLSRPDGSQSHNSQNSRELGTSSIPHSPREPAAAIHQLMAPPTGPLAYGGGAEGRKRRSPSSYKGKASKLSKPSGLDGLFGKGKESAGILASGPESPRQAKLHH; this is translated from the exons ATGCATAGCAAAAACC AGAAGCGACACAGTTCCCCGGTCCCCTCCAGGAGCCCCTTGGTTCCCATGAAGCCCAAAGCACCTGCGGTGGCCTCTGCTGTGGCTCCCAGCCCTGGGGACACGCTGGCCTTCAGGGTCCCCAAAGATTACCCTCACTCCCGCTTCAGCAAGGCACCACTAGCTGTCTATCCACCAAAGGGGGCACGGAACAAGTCATG TGTATCTCTACCAGTGGTGAGCCTGGAAAAGATGCCCTGCCTCAGCCGAGCCGACTCTGCGTCGCATGTGCGCCTCACCTCTTCCTCCCCTTCCCCCCTCAAACCTTCTTCCCTCACCCCCCCAGCCGCCCACCGCTCAAGCGAAAAGCTCGCCAACGGCCGCAGCATCAGCGGCCCGTCCACGCCGCTCTCCATCACGCCTCCATCCTCTCTCGATAGGCGGCCCAGCCCAGCGCGCTCCCCGCTGGACAGGCGGGCGTCATCGACAACGTCTCCCTCCCCGCTGGACAGGCGGGCGTCATCGACAACGTCTCCCTCCCCGCTGGATCGGAAGTCCTCACCCTCTAATCGATCCATTGCTCCACCAGCATTGTCATCGTTGTCACCAATGGAGAAGAAGCAACAGAATGGGACTAAGACTTCCACCAGGTCGCACAAAAGACTCTCAG GGAGAGTGTTTGATCCTGACAAGCACTGTGGAGTGCAGGACCCCGAGACCAAACGACCCTGCACGCGGTCCCTCACCTGCAAg ACTCATTCATTAACCCACCGCCGAGCTGTTCCTGGCCGAAAGAAACATTTCGACATCCTGCTGGCTGAACACAAGGGACAGGCAAAGGAGAGGGAGGctttgaaagaaaaagagaaagacaagGATGGAGTGCAGGGAGGGAAGGAAGCTTCTGGCCAGAGCATCACATCTTTGGAGACTGCGTGTCCCAGCAAGTCGCACTGCCCCAATGGACGACCCCTGTCTACACTGAAGCTACGGCTGGCAAATGCACACATACCTAG GGTTCTGGgcagctcctcttcctcttccaccTCCACTCCCAGTCCCCATCTCCCAGCAGCTCCGACCCAAGGCCCCTACCCGGAACCGACTTCCCACAGCTGGATGACGGCAGCAGGAGACAACGGTCGACTTTCCAGTGATGATGGAGATGCAGAGATTCCAGATGACACTGACACCCCTGCCTTGCACTATTCCAATCGTCACCCACAGCCTTTAGGG TGTTGCGTATACAGCAGCAGGCTCATGGGACGGGGATACTATGTGTTTGACAGGCGATGGGACAGGATGCGACTGGCGCTCCAGAACATGGTAGAGAAACACCTCAACTCACAGATGTGGAG GAAAGTGCCTCTGGCTGCTGAGAGCCTCCCCTCCCTCTCCCCATCTGGTACCTCTGCTACTTCACAGCAGACTCCTTCTCCCACCATTGTCTCCTCCCCTCTCCTCACGTCCCCTTCCAACTCCCTCTCCTACACCGCCACGTTTCCTCAGTCTGCATCCACACCCGGGATGTTCAATGCGAGAGACTCTCCTCAGCCCAGTGCCCAGGTTTTTGCCCTGGGAAAAGCTCGTAACAGCACACATAAAGCCAGTCGCCCATCCAAAGACACGGAGGACACTGTCGTGGGacctaagaaaagaaaaaactcttCCCACTCATCTTCCTCCCTTTCGTCTTCTTCCTCGTTTCCGATTGTGGAGAATCACAAGAGGAACGGCAGCAGCTTCCATCCAGCGTTACAAGGCGCTGGGGTTGCATCCGCCTCACCAGCCAGGAAAAAGGGACCCAGTCGCGGGGATGGTGGGATTTTTAGCAGCGCAAACGACTGGCTGTCCAGACCTGATGGGTCCCAAAGCCACAACTCACAGAACAG TCGTGAACTCGGCACCAGCAGTATACCCCACTCGCCCAGGGAACCAGCCGCAGCCATACATCAGCTTATGGCTCCCCCCACAGGACCCCTAGCGTATGGGGGAGGAGCagaagggaggaagaggaggagtcCCAGCTCTTATAAAGGGAAGGCCAGCAAGCTGAGCAAGCCCAGCGGGTTAGACGGTCTCTttgggaaaggaaaggaaagcgcGGGGATACTGGCTTCGGGGCCTGAGTCCCCGAGACAG GCCAAGTTGCATCACTGA